In Rhipicephalus microplus isolate Deutch F79 chromosome 7, USDA_Rmic, whole genome shotgun sequence, one genomic interval encodes:
- the l(2)k14505 gene encoding ATP synthase mitochondrial F1 complex assembly factor 2 homolog l(2)k14505 — MFGHTCRMGCALLVARAVVISGRHSKRFYPAKKRRFYKEVSIVRSGDQFEVCLDQRKIKTPLGQLLLIPNEALAVAVATEWDCQQKEINPNEMHLTGLCNTVLDNPSKKTKEDMVSDILEFLESDTLCYRMEEPDDLVILQKEKWDPLLRWYEERFGVRLEAKSDLTVSKLPQEVCDVVFKHLMSYSLWGLTGIQYGSESLKSLVLFQAALAQHLSVEQAVMLGRLESEFQTSRWGSVEWAHDLDREQVLSRVAAAVLFVQLTSESSSIVSKSNAGNQARQLPTSAKR; from the exons ATGTTCGGTCATACGTGTAGAATGGGTTGTGCACTATTGGTGGCCCGAGCCGTTGTGATCTCCGGCCGACATTCCAAAAGGTTCTATCCAG ccaaAAAGCGACGGTTTTACAAAGAAGTCAGCATAGTCAGGTCTGGTG ATCAGTTTGAGGTCTGCCTTGACCAGAGGAAAATCAAGACGCCCCTTGGACAACTTCTTCTCATCCCGAATGAAGCCTTGGCTGTTGCGGTCGCTACAGAATGGGACTGCCAGCAGAAAGAAATCAACCCCAACGAAATGCATTTG ACTGGTCTTTGCAACACAGTCCTGGACAACCCTTCCAAAAAGACAAAGGAAGATATGGTATCCGACATATTGGAGTTCCTGGAATCAGATACTCTTTG CTATCGAATGGAGGAACCCGACGATCTTGTCATCCTTCAAAAAGAGAAGTGGGATCCCTTGTTGCGATGGTACGAAGAAAG GTTCGGCGTGCGGCTGGAAGCAAAGAGTGACCTGACGGTGTCAAAGCTGCCCCAAGAAGTGTGCGACGTCGTGTTCAAACACCTGATGTCATATTCGTTATGGGGGCTTACAG GCATTCAGTACGGCTCGGAAAGCCTCAAGTCTCTTGTCCTATTCCAAGCGGCCTTGGCGCAGCACCTGAGTGTGGAGCAAGCTGTCATGCTGGGAAGGTTAGAGAGCGAGTTTCAG ACAAGTCGCTGGGGCAGCGTCGAGTGGGCACACGACCTCGACCGAGAGCAAGTTCTCAGCCGAGTGGCAGCGGCTGTCCTCTTCGTGCAGCTGACCTCGGAGTCTTCGAGCATCGTCTCCAAGTCGAACGCGGGCAATCAAGCTCGTCAGTTGCCGACGAGTGCGAAGAGGTGA
- the LOC119180053 gene encoding glucose-induced degradation protein 4 homolog, which produces MPVRATEIMPPLPANSQQPGVTRSLLYNGSRFQGQQKSKGNSYDVEVVLQHVDEANSYLCGYLKIKGLTEEYPTLTTFFDGEIISEKYPFLTRKWDADEEVDKKHWSKFGAFEGYTKTFNCDNFNYTELKATENVFMRWKEHFLVPDHTIKDINGASFAGFYYICFQKKSSTIEGYYYHRSSEWYQSLTLRHVPEHSIQIYEFR; this is translated from the exons ATGCCCGTGAGGGCGACCGAGATCATGCCACCTTTGCCGGCCAACTCGCAGCAGCCCGGCGTCACGCGGTCGCTGCTCTACAACGGATCCCGATTCCAGGGACAGCAGAAAAGCAAAGGCAACAGTTACGACGTCGAAGTGGTGCTTCAG CACGTGGACGAAGCGAACTCCTACCTCTGCGGCTAcctgaagatcaagggcctgacGGAGGAGTACCCGACGCTCACGACGTTCTTCGATGGCGAGATCATCAGCGAGAAGTACCCATTCCTCACACGCAAATGGGATGCTGACGAGGAGGTCGACAAGAAACACTGG AGCAAGTTCGGTGCGTTTGAGGGCTACACCAAGACGTTCAACTGCGACAACTTTAATTACACGGAGCTAAAGGCGACGGAAAATGTTTTCATGAGGTGGAAG GAGCACTTTCTCGTTCCCGACCACACGATCAAGGACATCAACGGGGCGTCCTTTGCGGGCTTCTACTACATATGCTTCCAGAAGAAGTCGTCCACCATCGAAGGCTACTACTACCACCGAAGCTCCGAGTG GTACCAGTCACTAACATTACGGCATGTGCCAGAGCACAGCATTCAGATATACGAGTTCCGGTGA
- the LOC119179464 gene encoding uncharacterized protein LOC119179464: protein MYCTVPEDSTTKAFGVLPEMGFSGRASEVNSSNLRCRGAPSRNSGMDAAPSTTRLPDPPILGIPFACKAESPIDAPEVYAGAVEHVNIKSEPMSPLHFQDSHAFSPSECFESIYPTSVASSSADCCSSLPSTIADFLGLSVEPGCPASSHSMPSVMSVQSLSAVKSSPPGSPCRDIGSTNSDDSQNIDLTPEATVSRLEHEQDSVSGVAFRETAGEGLQHACTQHACTGCKDLSNKLHHKRFLNRTPSLGYRAGKMPVIQNAEKEIAMLAARNASLRLEVEHAEHTIASLRRVLRDIVLAKFQHSGMSPNI, encoded by the exons ATGTATTGCACTGTTCCCGAAGATTCTACGACAAAG GCATTCGGTGTCCTTCCAGAGATGGGGTTCTCGGGCCGCGCCTCTGAGGTCAACAGCAGCAACCTCCGCTGCAGAGGTGCTCCCAGCCGAAATTCAGGCATGGACGCAGCTCCAAGCACAACTCGCCTTCCAGATCCACCTATCCTCGGCATTCCCTTTGCATGTAAAGCTGAATCGCCAATTGATGCACCAGAAGTGTATGCTGGTGCGGTGGAGCATGTAAACATAAAATCGGAACCAATGTCTCCCCTCCATTTTCAAGACAGCCATGCGTTCTCCCCATCAGAATGCTTTGAATCCATTTATCCCACCAGCGTGGCATCTTCGAGTGCAGACTGTTGCTCAAGTTTACCAAGTACCATTGCCGACTTTCTTGGTTTGTCAGTTGAGCCGGGTTGTCCAGCCAGTAGCCACAGTATGCCTTCAGTGATGTCAGTGCAAAGTTTGTCTGCTGTGAAAAGTTCACCACCTGGAAGTCCCTGCAGAGACATTGGAAGCACCAACAGCGACGATTCGCAGAACATTGACCTTACACCCGAAGCCACTGTGTCTCGTTTGGAGCACGAACAAGACTCGGTTTCTGGTGTCGCATTTAGGGAGACTGCAGGTGAAGGTTTACAGCATGCCTGTACACAGCATGCCTGTACGGGCTGTAAAGACTTAAGCAACAAGCTTCACCATAAGCGTTTCCTCAATAGAACGCCGTCATTGGGGTACCGGGCGGGAAAGATGCCAGTTATACAAAACGCTGAAAAAGAGATCGCAATGCTTGCCGCAAGAAACGCCAGCCTTCGGTTGGAGGTTGAGCATGCTGAACACACAATTGCGTCCTTGAGAAGAGTGCTGCGCGATATCGTTTTAGCGAAGTTCCAGCACAGTGGCATGTCgccgaacatttga
- the crc gene encoding bZIP transcription factor crc, whose product MDANWDLDSLGEYCSSKLIQDYELGGFEDAGNLDWLDEKVDLSAWTQLDFPYDLTPVMLDDSDFQAAIQPDQSSNCSSALKASGSWKSQAASPYSPEFLSPPLSPTHSPPTPTAVVPNVDIFINFDTNHLHNAGASITDRADDPDIASSTNSLSPPLTPSHLDVPLASTVVEVPYALASTSASPSYSAGYNSPAGSPVTISETCVATCASPVPSMEEEILSDIKSEPSSPSYLPASRVGSPVDCVGAVSSPVTSTCPNFSAAGNADILSPVEPSSPESCLSAPSSLPGPEQFAESPLPHASADSEDHDLRDGDDDPMDADFAPEASGSDSESAHDSAAEEPPRKRKRTVKRRPRAKADVSSRRERKRLQNKDAATRYRQKKKQEVSKFEEELEELTATNVNLNHEAQRISNEISYLKGLMRDLFRAKGLIK is encoded by the coding sequence GCAACCTAGATTGGCTGGACGAGAAGGTCGACTTGTCCGCCTGGACCCAGCTAGACTTCCCGTATGACCTGACCCCAGTGATGTTGGATGACAGCGACTTCCAGGCGGCCATCCAACCTGACCAGTCCAGCAACTGCAGCTCGGCCCTCAAAGCCAGTGGCTCTTGGAAGAGCCAAGCCGCATCCCCCTATTCCCCTGAATTCCTGTCCCCTCCCCTTTCACCGACTCACTCTCCCCCGACGCCCACAGCAGTCGTCCCGAACGTCGACATCTTCATCAACTTCGACACCAACCACCTTCACAATGCTGGAGCGAGCATTACAGACCGTGCTGATGACCCTGACATAGCATCGAGCACAAATTCCCTCTCTCCTCCTTTGACTCCGTCGCACTTGGACGTCCCGCTTGCGTCAACGGTCGTAGAAGTCCCGTATGCACTTGCATCAACGTCGGCTTCACCGTCTTACTCTGCAGGCTACAACAGTCCCGCCGGGTCTCCGGTCACAATTTCGGAGACCTGCGTTGCAACTTGTGCGTCGCCTGTCCCGTCGATGGAAGAAGAGATACTCAGTGACATCAAATCGGAGCCGTCATCGCCCTCCTACCTACCGGCCAGCCGGGTTGGGTCTCCGGTCGATTGCGTTGGAGCCGTCAGCTCACCGGTTACAAGCACTTGCCCGAATTTTTCGGCCGCTGGCAACGCCGACATTCTCTCGCCAGTTGAGCCAAGCTCACCGGAAAGTTGCCTCTCGGCACCTTCTTCATTGCCCGGTCCGGAACAGTTTGCAGAGAGCCCTTTGCCACACGCAAGCGCAGACAGCGAAGACCATGACCTCCGTGATGGCGACGACGATCCCATGGACGCCGACTTCGCACCCGAGGCCAGCGGGTCTGATTCGGAGTCTGCACATGACTCTGCGGCAGAGGAGCCGCCTCGCAAAAGGAAGCGGACGGTCAAACGTCGGCCCCGGGCAAAGGCTGACGTGAGCAGTCGCCGAGAGAGGAAGCGCCTGCAGAACAAAGATGCAGCAACACGCTATCGTCAGAAAAAGAAGCAGGAGGTCAGCAAGTTCGAGGAAGAGCTCGAGGAGCTCACTGCGACCAACGTCAACCTCAATCATGAGGCACAGCGCATCTCGAACGAAATTTCCTATCTCAAGGGGCTGATGCGAGACCTCTTTAGAGCGAAGGGGCTCATCAAGTGA